Proteins from one Falco naumanni isolate bFalNau1 chromosome 2, bFalNau1.pat, whole genome shotgun sequence genomic window:
- the CLN5 gene encoding ceroid-lipofuscinosis neuronal protein 5 yields the protein MGCRPLLLLLLAAACGPCFPEGLRAPQRRWPVPYRRFDYRPKTDPYCQARYTFCPTGSAIPVMKEEDVIEVYRLQAPVWEFKYGDLLGHLKIMHDAVGFKSSLTGKNYTMEWYELFQLGNCTFPHLRPDMDAPFWCNQGAACFYEGIDDAHWKENGTLVLVTTISGTMFNEMAKWVKYDNETGIYYETWTVQASPDKQSVVWFESYECSKFILRTYQKLADLGAVFKKVQTNYTSIILFSGEPVYLGNETSIFGPLGNETLATAIRDFYYPFKPHRTVGEFFVDLLKIIDRVILNHQFYLFYNLEYWFLPMKFPYLKIIYEEVPLPVGSKTSFGV from the exons ATGGGCTGCCGGccgctcctgctgctgctgctggcggcGGCTTGCGGGCCCTGCTTCCCGGAGGGGCTCCGCGCCCCGCAGCGGCGGTGGCCGGTGCCTTACAG GCGCTTTGATTACCGTCCAAAAACTGATCCTTACTGCCAAGCTCGTTACACCTTCTGTCCCACTGGCTCTGCCATTCCAGTTATGAAGGAAGAGGATGTCATTGAAGTGTATCGGTTACAGGCTCCAGTATGGGAATTCAAATACGGGGACCTGCTAGGACATTTG aaaattatGCATGATGCTGTGGGTTTCAAGAGCTCTCTAACGGGCAAAAACTACACAATGGAGTGGTATGAGCTCTTCCAGCTTGGGAACTGCACATTTCCACATCTCCGGCCTGACATGGATGCACCGTTCTGGTGTAACCAGGGAGCTGCCTGCTTTTATGAGGGAATAGATGATGCACACTGGAAGGAAAACGGAACGTTAGTTCTCGTGACCACAATATCAG GAACCATGTTTAATGAAATGGCAAAATGGGTAAAATACGACAATGAGACTGGCATTTACTATGAGACCTGGACAGTTCAAGCAAGTCCTGACAAACAATCAGTAGTTTGGTTTGAATCTTATGAATGCTCTAAATTTATACTGAGAACGTACCAGAAGCTAGCTGACTTAGGAGCTGTATTTAAGAAGGTACAAACAAACTATACAAGCATAATTTTATTCAGTGGAGAACCTGTTTATTTGGGAAATGAAACATCTATTTTTGGACCACTAGGAAACGAGACATTGGCAACAGCTATAAGAGACTTCTACTATCCGTTCAAACCTCATCGGACAGTAGGAGAGTTTTTTGtggatcttttaaaaataatcgATCGTGTCATCTTGAATCATCAGTTTTACCTCTTCTACAACTTGGAGTACTGGTTTTTACCTATGAAGTTCCCTTatctcaaaataatttatgaagAGGTCCCTTTACCTGTTGGAAGCAAAACATCCTTTGGTGTGTAG